The genomic window CTGCGCCGTCGACGTGGCTGAAAGGTGAACGGCACGCATGGATTCAGTTCGTCCGCGTCGACGCAAGGAACTCCATCACCAGCGGAAAAAAGATGATGATGAAAGTGACCGGAAAAATGAAGATGACCAGCGGCCCGATCATCTTCACCGGCGCCTCCATGGCCAGCTTTTCGGCATGCTGAAAACGCTCGGTGCGGCGCTGGTCAGAAATGGCCGAGAGCGTGTCGGCCAGGCTGGCGCCAAGCGATTCGGCCTGCGTCAGATTCGACACCAGGCTCTTGATGTGCCGGTTGTCGAGCCGGTCGGCCAGTGCGTTGAGGGCGTCCATGCGGCTCGCGCCGGTGCGCATCTCGCGCATCATCCGGTCGAACTCTTCGCCCAACGCACCCTTCGGCCCTTTCTGCACGGCCTGCGCAATGGCGCCGGTGAGGCTCAGCCCGGCCTGGCAGCACAGCGTGATCATGTCGAGGTAGCCCGGGAGGGTGCGCAGGATGTCCTTGTCGCGGCGCTTGCGCCGGTCGCGCATCCACATGACCGGATAGAACCAGCCCAGTACGCAGCCCAGCAGCATGATCCACACCTTGGTGCCTGCCACCGCGTTGAGCATGCCCGCGGTCCACAGGCCGAGCCCGCCGACGATCAGCATCGAGACGATCTGCACCGCGATGAACTCTTCGGCGCGCAGCACGAACTCCAGCCCGGCCAGTTGCAGCTGGCGCTTGCGCTTGACCAGCATCGACGTCGGCATGATTTCCGACACGTGGAACTGCAGGATGTTGATGGCCGGCCACACCACGCGCAGCGCGATAGGCAGCGGGTCCATGTGGGTGCGCTCCGAAGGCCGGGCCTTGCGGATGAGCGCGATGACGTACAGCAGCAGCACCACGCCCGTGGTCGCGCACAGGAAGATGATGAGAAGCAGGATGAGCTGGCGCATCGGGTGTCCTGCTGTCAGATATCGATCGCGACGATCTTGCGGATCATTGCGTAGCCCAGCGACAGCATCACTGCGACCACGCCCAGCACGGCCCAGCCGATGGTGGTGGTGAAGAGCAGCTTCATGCTCGGCTGCATCAGGTAGAGCACACCCATCAGGAACAGCGGAAACAGCGTCATCACGATGCCCTGGATGCGGCCCTGCGCGGTCAGCGCCTTGATCCGGCCTTCGAGGATGGCCTTGCGGCGCAATGTCTCTGCCAGCACCTGCAGCGGCTCCGACAGATTGCCTCCGACTTCCTTGGACACGCGCAGCGCGACCACGACCAGCACGAAGTCCTGGATGTCGAGCCGCTGCGCCATTTTCTGGATCGCATCGTCGAAGCTCACACCCAGCCGTTGCTCCTTCAACACCAGCCCGAACTCCTGCCCCAGCGGTCCTTGCTGGTCGCGCACCAGCACCTGAATGGCCACCGACAAGGCGCTGCCTGCGCGCAATGCGCTGGCGATGAAGAGCAGCGCATCGGGCAGCTCCGATTCGATCAGCTGGCGCCGCTTCTTGCGTTGCCATGCGAACCAGCGCGCCGGCAGAAGGTAGATCAGCACCGCCAGCACCAGCCCGCCGACCAGCCGACCCGACAGCAGCCAGCCGACCGCAGCGCCGGCGATGACCATCGCCATGTGACCCGACGCGAAAGCCATCGCGTGCTGTGCCTGGAACTCCGACAGGTTCAGGGTGCGGCGACCACTGCTCTGCAGCTTCTGCATGACCCTTGCCTTGAAGACCGACGAGCGCTGCAGCACGAGGTATCCCACCAGGCAGAAAAAGCCCATGCCGCACAGCACGGCGCCCGTCAATGCGATCGTATTGGGGCTCATGCCGTTGCCTCGCCGAACATGTAGTTCATGTCGAGCTTCACGCCGTGTTCCTGCAGCCGCGTGAAGAACTCCGGCACCGGCCCAGCAGCGCCAAAATTGCCGACCGTCCGGAAGTCCGCATCGACGCCGGTCTTGCGGAACACGTAGATGTCCTGCATCTGGATCACGCCTTCCGAAAAGCCGGTGATCTCGGTGATCTGCGTCACCTTGCGGCTGCCGCACGGAAAGCGGGTGAGCTGCACGATGAGGTCGACAGCCGAGGCGATCTGTTCGCGGATGGCCGAGACCGGGATGTTCAT from Variovorax sp. PAMC28562 includes these protein-coding regions:
- a CDS encoding type II secretion system F family protein, translating into MRQLILLLIIFLCATTGVVLLLYVIALIRKARPSERTHMDPLPIALRVVWPAINILQFHVSEIMPTSMLVKRKRQLQLAGLEFVLRAEEFIAVQIVSMLIVGGLGLWTAGMLNAVAGTKVWIMLLGCVLGWFYPVMWMRDRRKRRDKDILRTLPGYLDMITLCCQAGLSLTGAIAQAVQKGPKGALGEEFDRMMREMRTGASRMDALNALADRLDNRHIKSLVSNLTQAESLGASLADTLSAISDQRRTERFQHAEKLAMEAPVKMIGPLVIFIFPVTFIIIFFPLVMEFLASTRTN
- a CDS encoding type II secretion system F family protein, with product MSPNTIALTGAVLCGMGFFCLVGYLVLQRSSVFKARVMQKLQSSGRRTLNLSEFQAQHAMAFASGHMAMVIAGAAVGWLLSGRLVGGLVLAVLIYLLPARWFAWQRKKRRQLIESELPDALLFIASALRAGSALSVAIQVLVRDQQGPLGQEFGLVLKEQRLGVSFDDAIQKMAQRLDIQDFVLVVVALRVSKEVGGNLSEPLQVLAETLRRKAILEGRIKALTAQGRIQGIVMTLFPLFLMGVLYLMQPSMKLLFTTTIGWAVLGVVAVMLSLGYAMIRKIVAIDI